The Cohnella abietis genome has a segment encoding these proteins:
- the ftsL2 gene encoding cell division protein FtsL, giving the protein MAYYGNLALRPERVEEQKVQPPIRNNNMGKNKVPSRRPIPLGEKLIYLVTIAVVVMVAGFIIYRYAQIYQINGQIQTKNKTYEQATVQTKELQREVEKLSDLDTIKKKATALGYVPVSEKIVVSKDDPNEVAIKP; this is encoded by the coding sequence ATGGCATATTACGGCAACTTGGCGCTTCGTCCGGAGCGCGTAGAGGAACAAAAGGTTCAACCACCCATACGCAATAATAATATGGGGAAAAATAAAGTCCCAAGCCGCCGCCCTATTCCTCTTGGAGAGAAGCTTATTTACCTTGTAACTATTGCAGTAGTTGTTATGGTTGCAGGTTTTATTATTTATCGTTACGCACAAATCTACCAAATAAATGGACAAATCCAAACGAAAAATAAAACCTATGAACAGGCAACGGTTCAAACTAAAGAGCTGCAAAGAGAAGTAGAAAAGCTGAGCGATCTTGACACAATCAAGAAAAAAGCGACAGCGTTGGGTTATGTCCCGGTCTCCGAGAAGATTGTAGTTTCAAAAGACGATCCAAATGAAGTGGCTATAAAGCCATAA
- a CDS encoding adenosylhomocysteinase, translating to MKTALTSIVRDPSLAPEGKLKIDWVQAHMPVLNQIRKEFERDQPFKGLRVAISLHLEAKTAYLAKVVQAGGAEVVITGSNPLSTQDDVCAALVEDGIAVYAKYNPEPQEYKDLMVKALETKPDLIIDDGGDLVSILHSERQDLLAKVRGGAEETTTGILRLKAMEKDGSLKFPMVAVNDAFCKYLFDNRYGTGQSVWDGINRTTNLVVAGKTVVVNGYGWCGKGVAMRAKGLGANVVVTEIDAIRAVEAYMDGFTVLSMEEAAKVGEFFVTVTGNKDVIRGEHIANMKDGAILSNAGHFDIEVNLVELAALSVSKRVVRKNIEEYVLKDGRKIYVLAEGRLVNLAAGDGHPAEIMDMTFALQAIALRYVNENYENIGSKVVNVPYELDELVARTKLQSLGIQIDTLSEDQKAYLDSWASH from the coding sequence ATGAAAACGGCACTAACTAGCATTGTGCGTGACCCTTCATTAGCACCAGAAGGCAAGCTGAAAATTGATTGGGTGCAGGCCCACATGCCGGTTCTAAACCAAATACGTAAGGAATTTGAGCGTGACCAGCCGTTCAAAGGGTTACGTGTTGCGATATCGCTTCACTTGGAAGCAAAAACAGCCTATTTAGCTAAAGTCGTTCAAGCTGGCGGCGCAGAGGTTGTCATTACCGGAAGTAATCCGCTATCCACTCAAGATGATGTATGTGCTGCTCTTGTAGAGGACGGAATTGCAGTATACGCCAAATACAATCCAGAGCCGCAGGAATATAAAGACTTAATGGTCAAAGCTTTGGAAACAAAGCCGGACCTTATTATCGATGATGGAGGAGATCTTGTGTCGATTCTCCATTCAGAGCGGCAAGATCTACTCGCTAAAGTTCGGGGCGGGGCAGAGGAAACGACAACAGGGATTTTGCGTCTTAAAGCTATGGAAAAGGACGGCTCTCTGAAATTCCCTATGGTAGCTGTTAACGATGCCTTCTGTAAATACTTGTTCGACAATCGCTATGGTACTGGTCAATCCGTATGGGATGGAATTAACCGGACAACTAACCTTGTTGTTGCAGGAAAAACAGTCGTAGTAAATGGATATGGCTGGTGCGGTAAAGGTGTTGCTATGAGAGCTAAAGGTCTTGGAGCAAACGTTGTCGTTACTGAGATCGACGCCATTCGCGCTGTAGAAGCCTATATGGATGGCTTTACTGTTCTGTCGATGGAGGAAGCGGCGAAAGTTGGCGAATTCTTCGTAACAGTGACAGGCAACAAGGACGTCATTCGCGGAGAGCACATTGCTAATATGAAGGATGGAGCTATCCTTTCCAATGCGGGACACTTCGATATCGAGGTTAATCTGGTGGAGCTGGCAGCATTGTCCGTCTCCAAGCGTGTCGTCCGTAAAAATATCGAAGAGTATGTCTTGAAGGATGGACGTAAAATATATGTTCTTGCTGAGGGACGTCTAGTTAACCTGGCTGCAGGAGACGGACATCCGGCTGAGATCATGGATATGACATTCGCGCTTCAAGCCATTGCACTCAGATACGTTAACGAAAATTATGAGAATATCGGAAGCAAGGTTGTTAATGTCCCTTACGAGCTTGATGAGCTAGTCGCTCGTACGAAGCTGCAATCCCTCGGTATTCAGATTGATACATTGTCAGAAGATCAGAAAGCTTACTTAGACAGCTGGGCATCGCACTAA
- a CDS encoding antibiotic biosynthesis monooxygenase, with protein sequence MIIVTNTIQVKLGYGGFIRERFKTPKNVHTFPGFVRMELLQTESLEDHEEYQVCTTWDNKKAFDAWVQSDSFSHAHAERKEGDNSEMVIANKITLHEVIVSHLPAVSLESN encoded by the coding sequence ATGATCATAGTAACCAATACGATTCAGGTTAAGCTCGGGTATGGAGGCTTCATTAGGGAACGATTTAAGACACCGAAAAATGTGCATACATTTCCTGGCTTTGTAAGAATGGAGCTACTCCAAACTGAGAGTCTAGAGGACCACGAGGAATATCAGGTTTGTACGACTTGGGACAACAAAAAGGCATTCGATGCATGGGTACAAAGCGATTCGTTCAGTCATGCACATGCCGAACGTAAGGAGGGAGACAATAGCGAGATGGTCATCGCTAATAAAATTACACTCCATGAGGTTATTGTCTCACATTTGCCAGCTGTCTCATTAGAATCCAATTAG
- a CDS encoding ankyrin repeat domain-containing protein: protein MNLISRKPFASIETELVCEFISAAHVDLQKVEEMLDYEPGLLHASMNWGGSDWETGLGAAAHVGRRDIAEYLLRRGARLDIFTAAMLGQLEIVKLMIKQFPYMADALGPHEIPLIRHAAIGGARAKSVYEYLAQLEANSFGNLVRRASL, encoded by the coding sequence ATGAATTTAATATCACGTAAGCCGTTCGCGTCCATTGAGACTGAGCTTGTATGTGAGTTTATAAGCGCGGCCCATGTGGATCTTCAGAAAGTAGAAGAAATGCTGGATTACGAGCCGGGCTTGCTGCACGCATCGATGAATTGGGGTGGCTCAGACTGGGAAACTGGCCTGGGAGCTGCTGCTCACGTGGGTCGGCGAGATATCGCAGAGTATTTATTGCGACGAGGTGCGCGACTGGATATTTTTACGGCGGCAATGCTTGGTCAGTTAGAGATTGTGAAGCTTATGATCAAGCAGTTCCCTTATATGGCTGATGCACTCGGCCCACATGAAATACCGCTCATCCGACATGCTGCAATAGGCGGTGCGAGAGCCAAGTCTGTATATGAGTATTTAGCACAATTAGAAGCAAACAGCTTTGGGAATTTAGTAAGGAGGGCTAGTCTATGA
- the mraZ gene encoding division/cell wall cluster transcriptional repressor MraZ, whose amino-acid sequence MFLGEFQHSIDDKGRIIIPVKFREALGTDFIVTRGLDNCLFVYPREEWAQLEQKIKTLPSMAANARAFSRLLFSGASECEWDKQGRVNVPTHLRAYAKLDKECTVIGVSSRVEIWDKATWEAYSQQSEDSFNEIAEKLVDFDFNF is encoded by the coding sequence ATGTTTTTAGGCGAATTTCAGCATAGCATCGACGATAAGGGACGCATTATTATTCCGGTGAAATTTCGCGAAGCTCTGGGCACCGATTTCATTGTCACTCGTGGATTAGACAATTGCTTATTTGTTTATCCGCGCGAAGAGTGGGCACAGCTTGAACAGAAAATTAAAACGTTGCCCTCCATGGCTGCCAACGCAAGAGCTTTCTCAAGACTACTTTTCTCTGGTGCTTCCGAATGTGAGTGGGATAAACAGGGAAGGGTAAACGTACCGACTCACTTACGTGCTTATGCCAAGCTGGATAAGGAATGCACAGTCATTGGAGTATCAAGTAGGGTAGAAATATGGGACAAAGCGACATGGGAGGCATATTCTCAGCAGTCTGAGGACTCCTTTAACGAAATCGCTGAGAAGCTGGTCGATTTTGATTTTAACTTTTAG
- a CDS encoding DUF4349 domain-containing protein yields MMGNLVRMVRSSILLLMAALLLGLTACSGSGNENASSFTERGVESDSNAMDKLSRTDSYQTKSLLTANTANEAPSESSGAVAVKGAYSSSASPSTALGGIGPIADANAGYGRKVIYRASLVMKVENFKTVEEELLNLIHLGGAYVLQFSDSRNKDEVGATYVIKVPSEGFSPFLEKLQKIKSLKFEREVEGSDVTEEFVDLDARLKAKQVVESRMLGFMDKATKTDDLVKFSNQLAQIQEEIEQIKGRIRFLDQNVSFSTINLRLYQPTGLTEIAEEKTDNGKSFGQRLSDALSGSTKALRQFGEGLVVVVAAILPLIIVVAVIGIPTFYFVRKRKATMRETSEERRKAWNRRDITLNEAGSEVPETSADNKMHSEEQEPKVEDR; encoded by the coding sequence ATGATGGGGAACTTGGTTCGAATGGTACGAAGCAGTATTTTGTTACTAATGGCTGCTTTACTGTTAGGTTTGACAGCATGCAGCGGGAGCGGCAATGAAAATGCATCCTCATTTACGGAAAGAGGAGTAGAGTCAGATAGCAACGCAATGGATAAATTGAGTCGAACAGATTCTTATCAAACCAAGTCACTCTTAACGGCGAACACTGCCAATGAAGCTCCGTCAGAATCGTCTGGGGCAGTAGCGGTTAAGGGAGCCTATTCAAGCTCTGCCAGTCCAAGTACAGCGTTAGGAGGAATAGGTCCGATTGCGGATGCGAATGCAGGCTATGGCCGTAAGGTTATTTATCGGGCGAGCCTAGTTATGAAGGTGGAGAATTTTAAGACGGTGGAGGAAGAGTTGCTTAATCTCATTCATTTAGGCGGAGCGTATGTGCTGCAGTTTTCGGATAGCCGGAATAAAGATGAGGTTGGTGCGACATACGTCATTAAAGTGCCATCCGAAGGCTTCTCTCCCTTCCTTGAGAAATTACAGAAAATAAAAAGCTTAAAGTTCGAGCGCGAGGTTGAGGGAAGCGATGTGACAGAGGAATTCGTGGATCTCGATGCTCGTCTTAAAGCGAAGCAAGTCGTTGAGTCTCGAATGCTAGGCTTTATGGACAAAGCAACGAAAACGGATGATCTAGTTAAGTTCTCTAACCAGCTTGCGCAAATCCAAGAGGAGATCGAGCAAATTAAAGGACGAATTCGGTTTCTAGATCAGAATGTTTCCTTCTCCACAATCAACCTGCGTCTCTACCAGCCAACAGGCTTAACAGAAATTGCAGAAGAAAAAACAGACAATGGAAAAAGCTTTGGTCAACGCTTGTCCGATGCCTTATCAGGTAGTACTAAAGCTTTAAGACAATTTGGTGAAGGGCTAGTCGTTGTTGTTGCCGCAATACTTCCCCTGATAATTGTTGTTGCAGTCATTGGAATCCCAACGTTCTATTTCGTGCGAAAGCGTAAAGCGACAATGCGGGAAACCTCAGAAGAGAGAAGAAAAGCATGGAATAGAAGGGATATCACCTTAAACGAGGCTGGATCAGAGGTGCCAGAAACTTCAGCGGATAACAAAATGCATTCAGAAGAGCAAGAGCCTAAAGTCGAGGATCGTTAA
- the rsmH gene encoding 16S rRNA (cytosine(1402)-N(4))-methyltransferase RsmH, producing the protein MFHHVTVLKEESVKGLNIRPDGIYVDCTLGGAGHSELIASQLGPQGRLIALDQDEAALANARERLAAYGDVVTLVKSNFRHLKMALREAGVPENNGVPQVDGILFDLGVSSPQLDEADRGFSYNLDAELDMRMDREQSLTAKEIVNEWDEREISNILRDFGEEKFARKIAANIVKARTKAPIEKTGELAELIKLSIPAATRRTGPHPAKRSFQALRIAVNDELGAFNDALEQTIDCLSPGGRVAVITFHSLEDRICKTAFAKEVARCSCPTDFPLCVCGGGEGRLKLTPRKPILPTEQELEINPRARSSKLRIAEKL; encoded by the coding sequence ATGTTTCATCATGTAACCGTATTGAAAGAGGAATCAGTTAAAGGCTTGAACATACGTCCAGACGGAATATATGTCGATTGTACACTAGGTGGTGCGGGACATAGTGAGCTCATCGCTTCACAGCTCGGACCACAAGGTAGGTTGATCGCTTTAGATCAGGATGAGGCCGCCCTCGCCAATGCGCGTGAGCGATTAGCTGCTTATGGCGATGTCGTCACTTTGGTGAAAAGTAATTTCCGGCATCTGAAAATGGCGCTTCGCGAAGCAGGAGTTCCAGAGAATAATGGTGTTCCCCAAGTCGATGGCATTCTGTTCGATCTTGGAGTATCTAGCCCGCAGTTGGATGAAGCTGATCGTGGCTTTAGCTATAACCTGGATGCCGAATTGGATATGAGAATGGATCGTGAGCAATCCCTAACAGCCAAAGAAATTGTGAATGAGTGGGATGAGCGAGAAATCTCTAATATTCTGAGGGATTTCGGTGAAGAGAAATTTGCTCGCAAAATAGCGGCGAATATCGTTAAAGCGCGCACTAAGGCTCCGATAGAAAAAACAGGTGAGCTAGCTGAGCTAATTAAATTATCGATCCCAGCGGCGACTCGGCGTACGGGTCCTCATCCAGCTAAACGTTCTTTTCAAGCATTAAGAATTGCAGTGAATGATGAGCTTGGAGCTTTCAATGATGCACTGGAACAAACGATTGATTGTTTAAGCCCTGGTGGAAGAGTAGCCGTAATTACGTTCCACTCTCTGGAGGATCGTATATGTAAGACGGCCTTTGCTAAGGAAGTTGCACGCTGTAGCTGCCCAACGGATTTTCCTTTATGCGTGTGCGGTGGTGGAGAGGGAAGGCTGAAGCTGACACCTCGCAAGCCGATATTGCCTACAGAACAGGAACTGGAAATTAATCCTCGGGCAAGGTCTTCCAAATTAAGAATCGCAGAAAAACTCTAA